From Rutidosis leptorrhynchoides isolate AG116_Rl617_1_P2 chromosome 3, CSIRO_AGI_Rlap_v1, whole genome shotgun sequence, a single genomic window includes:
- the LOC139900832 gene encoding uncharacterized protein, protein MASRTTEKSRNIRGLETRNDCFSFHVYTNPSDAPVVIEARIENCVVGGIYTDTGAGADIMYEHCFIQLPDIVKEKLKDTFVPLASFANDPSWSEGSIVLEVVLGKTPFKRTAHIEFLLVKANSQYNVILGQSAMMTFGAVTSTVHGMMKFPTPIGIATLYAERRRPIECVQINRTVVNPIIHEDGSISPNPEFPDQKIIIGNTIAKETKEKLYKILATNLDVFAWQDSDMTGVPHHVAEHKLGVNPNIPPVC, encoded by the coding sequence ATGGCAAGCCGGACAACGGAGAAAAGCAGAAACATTAGAGGACTGGAAACAAGAAATGATTGCTTTTCCTTCCATGTTTACACCAATCCATCTGACGCTCCTGTAGTGATTGAAGCTCGAATAGAAAATTGTGTTGTTGGAGGAATATATACTGATACCGGAGCAGGAGCAgatattatgtatgaacattgttttATACAACTACCGGACATAGTTAAGGAAAAGCTAAAGGACACATTTGTTCCCTTAGCAAGTTTTGCTAATGATCCGTCATGGTCAGAAGGAAGCATAGTTTTAGAAGTAGTATTGGGAAAAACGCCATTTAAAAGAACTGCTCATATCGAATTTTTGCTTGTGAAAGCAAATTCGCAGTATAATGTCATTTTAGGACAATCAGCTATGATGACATTCGGAGCTGTGACGTCAACGGTACACGGAATGATGAAATTTCCCACACCGATTGGCATCGCCACGCTGTACGCTGAACGGAGAAGACCAATAGAATGTGTACAAATAAACAGAACAGTTGTTAACCCAATCATTCATGAAGATGGGTCAATATCACCAAATCCAgagtttccagatcagaaaatcataattggaaACACAATAGCAAAAGAAACAAAAGAAAAGCTTTATAAAATCTTAGCCACAAATTTGGATGTTTTTGCATGGCAAGATTCTGATATGACTGGAGTACCACATCATGTAGCTGAACATAAGCTTGGTGTGAATCCTAATATCCCGCCAGTGTGTTAA